The Desulfovibrio inopinatus DSM 10711 genome includes the window GGTGGGCAACGAAATCCTGATAGGGCAGAGGCACTTTCTCTCGTGTCTGTGCATGACCGGATTGAAGATGCCATGCATGCCGTAAAGGCGAAAACGGGGCAAGCGCCCATTGTTTTTGCAACAAGTGCTACGGCCGAAAAGACCGTATCGCTACGTTGTGTGCAACATACGCTCACCACGTCCCCGATTCTTTTACTTTTCGGGACGGGGCATGGATTGACCGAAGATACGCTGGAATTCACAACCGGATGTCTAAGGCCGATACGGCCTTTTGACGTATACAATCATCTGTCCGTGCGCGCGGCTGCGGCCATTACGGTCGACCGACTTCTGGGAGACGTCGGCTGAGACGAACGGGAGCCGGGCACGGAACGCAAGGAGCATGGAAATGGATATCATTCGTAAGATTGAACACGAACAACAGCGCATTGACCTGCCCAAATTTAAGGCCGGCGACACCGTGAAGGTCTTCATGCGCATTCTTGAAGGCGAAAAAGAACGCATTCAGGTTTTCCAAGGAAACGTCCTGCGCGTGCGCAAGGGTGGAACCGACAGCACGTTCACCGTGCGCAAAGTTTCGGATGGCGTTGGCGTTGAACGTATTTTCCCGATGCATTCTCCTTTTATCGAACGCATCGAAGTCATTGCCGAAGGTAAAGTTCGCCGCAGCCGTATTTACTACCTGCGCAAACTCAGAGGCAAGGCTGCTCGTATCAAAACGAAGAATATCTGGGACAAGAACTAATGCAAAAACGCCATGGTTATGTGCAATATCTCAGGTGCGTAACCATGGCGCATTTTTGTCCACTATACGGATGAATCCAACTCTTCCTCTTAACCTGAGCCAGGATATGACACGAACCGCCGGCGTTGATGAAGCCGGTCGAGGATGCCTGGCTGGACCGGTGGTCGCCGCTGCCGTGATCCTTCCGGAATCGTTTGTCTTGCCAGGCCTTAACGATTCCAAGCAGGTTAAAGAAGAGCTCCGCTACGAATTATCTGTCTCCATCAAGCAACAAGCACGTGCTTATAGCATTGGCGTTGCCTGGCCTGGAGAAATCGATCGTGTCAATATTTTGCAAGCCACATTTTTGGCCATGTCTCGCGCTGTCATGCACCTTCGAATAGAGCCGGTGCATTTATTCATTGACGGTAACAAGACCATTCCTCCCCACGCTCTGCCCGAATTGAGCCACCGCGTCATGCAACGTGCGATTATTGGTGGTGACGCCACGGTAGCATGTATTTCGGCTGCTTCCATTATTGCCAAAACGTTTCGTGATACACTGATGAAAAGTTTGGCAAAACGATACCCTGGCTACGGTTTTGAGCGTCATAAAGGCTACGGTACCAAAGCCCATCTTCAAGCCATTCTCCAGCAAGGACCAAGCGCCATGCATCGGATGACCTTCCGTGGTGTGACCGAAAAAAAACAAAAAACCGGTACATCAGCGGCATGGTTGCCCGGCATCTCGCAGTAGGTCGAGCAGGGGAAGATACGGCAACTTCGTTTCTTCTTTCCAAAGGCTATACGATTCTGGAACGTAATTATCGATGTCGCCAAGGCGAGATCGATCTTATTGCGGAACGGGACGAATGCATTGTTTTTGTTGAAGTCAAAACTCGTGTTCATGCTGGACTGGAAGCCGCTATTCAAGCTGTGGATCAAAAAAAGCGTCGACGTCTTATCTCTGCTGCAGCGCTATTTTTATCCGAACGCGCTTTATGGGATCACGCATGTCGTTTTGATATCATTGTTGTTCAACCATATCAGGGACACGATTTGTGTAAACATTTCGAAAACGCGTTTGAGGGAGATATGACGACGGGGTCTTCGGATATGTATTCTCCGTTCTGAAAATACTCGACGAGTATGGGGGGATCGTCGTAGGAAAAGAAAGACATCAACCACGTAGATCGTGCATAGTAATTAAACATGGAACCAACACACGACTCTGATTCGGCTGTGCTGTATGTGGTAGCCACCCCTCTTGGCAATATTGACGATCTTTCGCCTCGAGCCAAAGCTATCCTTGAAGA containing:
- the rplS gene encoding 50S ribosomal protein L19 codes for the protein MDIIRKIEHEQQRIDLPKFKAGDTVKVFMRILEGEKERIQVFQGNVLRVRKGGTDSTFTVRKVSDGVGVERIFPMHSPFIERIEVIAEGKVRRSRIYYLRKLRGKAARIKTKNIWDKN
- a CDS encoding ribonuclease HII, which encodes MTRTAGVDEAGRGCLAGPVVAAAVILPESFVLPGLNDSKQVKEELRYELSVSIKQQARAYSIGVAWPGEIDRVNILQATFLAMSRAVMHLRIEPVHLFIDGNKTIPPHALPELSHRVMQRAIIGGDATVACISAASIIAKTFRDTLMKSLAKRYPGYGFERHKGYGTKAHLQAILQQGPSAMHRMTFRGVTEKKQKTGTSAAWLPGISQ
- a CDS encoding YraN family protein, giving the protein MVARHLAVGRAGEDTATSFLLSKGYTILERNYRCRQGEIDLIAERDECIVFVEVKTRVHAGLEAAIQAVDQKKRRRLISAAALFLSERALWDHACRFDIIVVQPYQGHDLCKHFENAFEGDMTTGSSDMYSPF